In Campylobacter sp. MIT 99-7217, a genomic segment contains:
- a CDS encoding TolC family protein, producing the protein MKKILAFLFPLSLLANSNLTTLIDLSLNNEEYLTAELYTEQANKQSLLSYAAYLPELSLQSAYVSNDKDRFITDPRESAFAKFNLKLILYDGGKREARIRYYKEALELAKLNKELRKNYLALNATTLFFNYQSLQNLIFSSEQKEKFLADTLKRIQDFYEVGLSSKEELQSIKAKYHLVHLELSQNKLKKLEIQKELQKLSKQSFTPEGEASLQDPKQEQSKSLEVSIAKRQVNFAKASFDQVKSSYIPTFFIQDSYTFYKNRYALDMPPILSPVLDPYLNQYMPKKAQSNQFIIGLEWRFFGFFERRQKFEAERIEMQIQKLNFDYKERQNKLELEYKFKELEVLKEQVNALELALEAANLAFESINTKYSTGLSSYNDYLKALDDKFKANADLELAKNQLEIAKAEYYFTAGIDIKERIKK; encoded by the coding sequence ATGAAAAAGATTTTAGCTTTTTTGTTTCCCCTAAGTTTGCTAGCAAATAGCAATCTTACTACACTCATTGATCTAAGCTTAAACAATGAAGAATACCTCACAGCAGAGCTTTATACCGAGCAAGCAAATAAACAAAGCTTGCTTTCTTATGCAGCTTATCTGCCAGAACTTAGTCTTCAAAGTGCTTATGTATCCAACGACAAAGATCGCTTCATCACTGATCCAAGAGAAAGTGCTTTTGCTAAATTTAATCTTAAGCTTATCCTTTATGATGGAGGAAAAAGAGAAGCAAGGATAAGATACTACAAAGAAGCCTTAGAGCTTGCAAAACTAAATAAAGAACTAAGAAAAAACTATCTTGCCCTAAATGCTACGACCTTATTTTTCAACTATCAAAGTCTGCAAAATCTCATTTTTTCAAGTGAGCAAAAAGAAAAATTTTTAGCCGACACGCTTAAAAGAATACAAGATTTTTACGAAGTTGGTTTAAGCTCCAAAGAGGAGCTACAAAGCATTAAGGCAAAATACCACCTCGTTCATCTTGAACTTTCTCAAAATAAACTCAAAAAACTTGAAATTCAAAAAGAACTTCAAAAACTAAGCAAGCAAAGCTTTACTCCTGAGGGCGAGGCAAGCTTGCAAGATCCTAAGCAAGAACAAAGCAAAAGTCTTGAAGTATCCATTGCAAAAAGGCAAGTAAACTTTGCTAAAGCAAGCTTTGATCAGGTAAAATCAAGCTATATCCCAACATTTTTCATTCAAGATTCTTATACCTTTTACAAAAACCGCTATGCCTTAGATATGCCACCCATTTTGTCTCCTGTCTTAGATCCTTATCTTAATCAATACATGCCCAAAAAAGCCCAGTCAAATCAATTTATCATAGGCTTAGAATGGAGATTTTTTGGCTTTTTTGAAAGAAGACAAAAATTTGAAGCAGAACGCATAGAAATGCAAATTCAAAAGCTTAATTTTGACTACAAAGAAAGACAAAACAAGCTTGAACTTGAATATAAATTTAAAGAACTTGAGGTTTTAAAAGAGCAGGTAAATGCCCTTGAACTTGCCTTAGAAGCAGCAAATTTAGCCTTTGAAAGTATAAATACAAAATACTCCACAGGGCTAAGCTCTTACAATGACTATCTTAAGGCTCTTGATGATAAATTTAAGGCAAATGCTGATCTTGAACTTGCCAAAAATCAGCT